A window of the Pedobacter frigiditerrae genome harbors these coding sequences:
- a CDS encoding succinate dehydrogenase cytochrome b subunit, whose amino-acid sequence MGSIANAFSSSIGKKLIMGLTGLFLISFLLVHCFLNCFVFFDKTGVLFNEGAHFMATNWIIRAMEVVLMLGLLLHIIQGARLTFENQAARPVKYAYNDGNANSKWYSRSMGLLGTLLLIFLIVHLTDFWWVSRFSGIEEFNGGTPLDAAGHEDLYAVMFVKFREPWRVILYVLAMISLAYHLLHGFASTFQTMGWNHKKYTPIIKSLGVAFSIIIPLLFALMPIAIYFGWGL is encoded by the coding sequence CGCAAATGCTTTTTCCTCGTCAATAGGAAAAAAACTAATAATGGGCCTAACAGGTCTTTTTCTAATCTCTTTTTTACTTGTGCATTGTTTCTTGAACTGTTTTGTGTTTTTTGACAAAACGGGAGTGTTGTTCAACGAAGGCGCTCATTTTATGGCAACCAATTGGATCATTAGAGCGATGGAGGTTGTTTTAATGTTAGGGTTGTTGTTGCACATTATACAGGGTGCGAGATTAACATTCGAAAATCAAGCTGCAAGGCCTGTAAAATATGCCTATAACGATGGTAATGCTAATAGTAAATGGTATTCTCGTTCAATGGGTTTGTTAGGTACTTTGTTGTTAATTTTCCTAATTGTTCACTTAACAGATTTCTGGTGGGTTTCTCGTTTTAGTGGAATTGAAGAATTTAATGGTGGAACACCACTAGACGCTGCTGGACACGAAGATTTATATGCAGTCATGTTTGTTAAATTCAGAGAACCGTGGCGTGTAATTTTATACGTTTTGGCCATGATTTCCTTAGCCTATCATTTATTACATGGTTTTGCATCAACGTTTCAAACCATGGGTTGGAACCACAAAAAATACACACCTATCATTAAATCTTTGGGTGTTGCTTTCTCTATCATCATTCCTTTGCTTTTTGCCTTAATGCCAATTGCAATTTATTTTGGTTGGGGTCTATAA